A stretch of DNA from Basfia succiniciproducens:
GTCGGATGAAGAAAAAAACTCGGCGTGCCCGTTGAGGCGAAAGTTGCGACCATTTTTCGACCGATTAAGCCGGATTTGCCGATTCCCCCGATAACTAAACGACCTCCGCAGTTAAGGATAAGATCGATGACGTTGTTGAAAGATTGATCAAGATTTCGACTGAGAAGCGTCAGGGCATCTTTTTCGGTGGCTAAAGTTTCCCGTGCGTTTTGTAAATAATCCATAATGTTCTATCCATTAGAGTTAAATCTGTGCGCATTGTAGCTCAACTTGTTATTTAACTCTATATTATTTACTGAAATTGGGATATACTTCACGCCGAGTTGGTCAGACAATCGCTGGTTTATTGAAGCCCTTAACCGTAGTAATACGACCTAGCGGGACAAGTAAACGAGAGGAAAGTCCGAGCTACATAGGGCAGAGTGCCAGATAACGTCTGGGAGGCGTGAGCCTACGACAAGTGCAGCAGAGAGCAAACCGCCGATGGCTCGCAAGAGATCAGGTAAGGGTGAAAGGGTGCGGTAAGAGCGCACCGCATGGCTGGTAACAGTACATGGCAGGGTAAACTCCACTCGTAGCAAGACCAAATAGGAACTCAATGGGTGTGCCCGCTCAGAGTTCGGGTAGGTTGCTTGAGCGTATGTGCGAATATACGCCTAGAGGAATGATTGTCCGCGACAGAACTCGGCTTATCGACCAACTCAATCTAATTCCGCCGCCATATTTGAGAATATGGCGGTTTTTTTATATACGGTAAGTTCTAAATGTGCGGTCAGAAATAATCAAGGCAGAGTTTTTATTAATATGAAATGAAACAAATAATTTTATTAAAGATTATCGGATCGATAATTTTTTGACCTGGTTTTTGCACGAATTGATTATTAACGGGAATTTTGTGTGCTGGATCACAAAATGAAAAACTACTATTTGCAGGCTAATTTATTATTGGCTATTCTTGAGCGCAATAAAAACAAGTGCTATTTCAATAGCCTGATATTTTGCTTTCCGAGTAGTGCCTTTTCAAAAGGCACTTTTTTTATGTCCGTATTTTATGATTTGTTTCAATGATAAAAAATTCCGCATAAAAATACCGCACTTTAACGGCAAGTTAAAAGTGCGGTCTGTTTTTTATTAAATTTTATCGGTTTATCAGCCGATTAGCATTGTGTCGCCTGAATTGCCGTTAATGCGATGGTATAGACGATATCGTCAACCAATGCACCGCGGGAAAGGTCGTTCACCGGTTTACGCATACCTTGTAACATCGGACCGATTGATACTAAATCGGCAGAACGTTGAACCGCTTTATAAGTCGTATTACCCGTATTTAAGTCAGGGAATACAAATACGGTCGCTTTACCGGCTACTTTAGAATTCGGCGCTTTAGAACGCGCAACATCTTCCATTACGGCGGCATCATATTGTAACGGACCGTCGATTAATAAATCAGGGCGTTTTTCCTGTGCGATACGAGTCGCTTCTTTCACTTTTTCAACATCTGCGCCGGAGCCTGATGTGCCGGTTGAGTAAGAGATCATAGCAACGCGAGGGTCAATACCGAAGGATTTCGCCGATTCCGCAGATTGAATAGCAATTTCCGCTAATTGTTCCGCAGTCGGATCCGGGTTAACCGCACAGTCACCATATACTAATACTTGATCCGGTAACAACATGAAGAAGATCGATGAAATAATCGAACTACCGGGAGCGGTTTTGATAATTTGCATCGGCGGACGAATCGTATTTGCAGTAGTATGGACCGCACCGGATACCAAACCGTCTACTTCGCCGGCTTCTAACATCATTGTACCTAATACAACGGTGTCTTCCAGTTGTTCGCGGGCTGCCATTTCAGTCATACCTTTTGCTTTACGCAGTTCTACTAAACGAGCGACATAGTTTTCACGAACTGAAGCGGGATCGATAACGGTAATTCCGTTACCTAATTTCACGCCTTGAGAATCGGCAACACGTTTTACGTCTTCAGGTTTCGCCAATAATACGCATTCCGCAATACCGCGTTCTGCACAAAGTACCGCCGCTTTAATCGTACGAGGTTCGTCACCTTCAGGCAGAACAATACGTTTTTTCGCCGCACGTGCTAACTCGGTTAATTGATAACGGAATGCCGGCGGAGATAAACGACGGGCACGCACGGAAGCGGAAGCCAGTGAATGAATGAAATCCGCATCAAATTGTCCGCTGGTATATTGTTTGATATTTTCGATACGTTCTTTATCGTCAACCGGTACTTCAAGATTAAAACTCTGTAAGCTTAAAGCCGTTTGCCAGGTGTTACCTTCAATACGGAATACCGGTAATTTGGTATTTTCGAATGTCGGGGTACATAATTTTTTGATTTCGCAATCTATTTTGTAACCGCCGGTTAATAAAATACCGCCAAGTTCAATACCTGTAGTAGCGGCTAACGCGGCTGCGGTTAAAATTTCAGGGCGGTCGGCGGAAACTACCAGCAAGCTGCCCGCTTTGAAGTGTTCAATCATATTAGGCAGCGTTCTTGCGCAGAAAGTGATACTGCGGATACGACGGTTCATATCGCCTTCGTTAAGAATAGAAGCGCCCAAATGTTTTACCAAATCAATCGCACGGGTAGCAATTAAATCTGCAGACCAAGGAATACAAGCCAATACTTTAATCGGGCTGTTTTCAAATAGTTTGTAAATTTCTTTGATATTATTGTGACTATGCTGGAATGAATCGAAAATTTCCGTTAAATCCGGACGGGTACGACCTGATTCATCAACCGGCGCATTAAATTTATTAATAACCACACCAAGTAAATTAGGATTGCTTTTACCACCGAATGAGGCGGCGGCCGCTTCAACGCGCTCTTTTAATTGAGCGGGCGTTTCGGTTGCAGGCGCGGAAACTAAAATGATTTCGGCATCCAGTGCTTGCGCGATATCGTAGTTTACACTGTTAGCATAAGAGTTTTTACGGGAAGGAATTAAACCTTCGACGATCACGATATCGTTGTCTTTGCTGATTTGTTGATGCTGGGCAACAATTTTTTCTAATAAAACGTCTGTTTGGTTTTGACCGATTAAATTTTCAGCCTCACTTAGCATAACAGGTTCGGTAGTTTCGATTGTCGTGCTTGTGCGAACAATTGAGGTTGTTCTATCAAGCATATCTTCACCGGAACGAGGTTGTGAAATCGGCTTCATGAAACCGATTTTAGTCCCTTTTTGTTCTAATGCACGAATAAGCCCGAGACTTACACTTGTTAAACCTACGCCTGCGCTGATTGGAATAAGGATAATTGTACGTGACATAATAAACCTTAGAATGTTGTTAATGTAGAAAAAGAAACTGCCGAGAAGTCGGCAGTTTATCGATTAATTAATCTTTAATACAAAGACGAGCTGTGTCTTGTGCGATAACTAATTCTTCGTTTGTAGGAATTACCATTGCGATAGGGGTGTTATCTGCGGTGATAATACCTTCGTTACCAAAGCGAGCGGCTAAGTTTTTCTCTTGATCCAATTGGTAACCGAATAATTTTAAGTGATTTAATGTAATTTCGCGCACGTGAGCGGAGTTTTCACCGATACCGCCGGTAAATACGATAGCATCTAAACGTTCGCCGATAACCGCCATGTAAGAACCGATATATTTAGCTAAACGATAGCAGTAAACGTCCATTGCACGTTTTGCCGGAACACGTAATGATTCGTCTTCGTTGTCATAGTTGTCTTCGGCAAAACGGCAGTCGCTGGTTACTTCGGTTAAACCTAATAAACCGGATTTTTTTGTTAATGTAGTGTTGATTTCTTCAACGGACATACCAAGCGTATCGTGCATATAGAACATAATAGCCGGGTCAATATCGCCGCAACGCGTTCCCATCACTAAACCTTCCAACGGCGTTAAACCCATTGAAGTGTCGATACATTGACCGTGACGAACCGCAGAAACGGAACCGCCGTTTCCTAAGTGGCAAGTGATAACGTTTACTTTATCTTCGGCAACGCCTAAACGTTTTGCCGCTTCGCGGCTTACGAAATAATGGCTGGTACCGTGCGCACCGTAACGACGAACGCCGTGTTCTTTGTATAAAGAGTACGGAAGCGCGTATAGGTATGCTTCTTCAGGCATTGTTTGGTGGAATGCGGTGTCGAATACCACAACGTTTTTATCTTTTAAGTGCGGGAAGATTTTGAATGCTTCTTTAATACCGATTAAATGAGCCGGGTTGTGAAGCGGTGCGAATTGGATAGCGTCTTCAATGCCTTTAACGACTTCATCCGTAACGATTACCGAAGAGGTAAATTTTTCACCGCCGTGAACAATACGGTGACCGATCGCAACAATACCGTCTTTTAATGTCGGATCTAACGGGAAAATGTTGTTTACGATGAAGTTTAATGCTTCACTGTGAGCAGCGCCTTTACCTAATTCGGCGTTACCTTTTTCGCCATGGAGTTTCCATTTAATACGGGCATCATCTAAGTAAAATGCTTCTGCTAAACCAGATAATTTTTCTTCACCCGTTTTAGGATCTAAAATAGAGAATTTTAATGAAGAACTACCGCAGTTAAGGATAAGAACTAATTTTTGAGACATAAATAACCTATCTTTTGGATTAACGTTAAAGGACATCCGTTCACACAATGAACGAATAGACGTTTGGGAATGTTACCGATAATAAGGATACACGTTTAACGGAATAAAATAAATTATGAAGTTCTGAAAAAAGCGATTTAAGTCAAAAAAAATTGAATTTTTAGCAAAATGTTATAAAAATGTTCAATTTTTAGGACATATATCCAATAAGCCATTTGAGTTTCATGCGATAAGCGATCTTTAAAACAGGATAAAATGGCAGCAAATTTAAAATAAGTCAGTAGTAAAAATTTGAAGAAATATAA
This window harbors:
- a CDS encoding acetate kinase → MSQKLVLILNCGSSSLKFSILDPKTGEEKLSGLAEAFYLDDARIKWKLHGEKGNAELGKGAAHSEALNFIVNNIFPLDPTLKDGIVAIGHRIVHGGEKFTSSVIVTDEVVKGIEDAIQFAPLHNPAHLIGIKEAFKIFPHLKDKNVVVFDTAFHQTMPEEAYLYALPYSLYKEHGVRRYGAHGTSHYFVSREAAKRLGVAEDKVNVITCHLGNGGSVSAVRHGQCIDTSMGLTPLEGLVMGTRCGDIDPAIMFYMHDTLGMSVEEINTTLTKKSGLLGLTEVTSDCRFAEDNYDNEDESLRVPAKRAMDVYCYRLAKYIGSYMAVIGERLDAIVFTGGIGENSAHVREITLNHLKLFGYQLDQEKNLAARFGNEGIITADNTPIAMVIPTNEELVIAQDTARLCIKD
- the pta gene encoding phosphate acetyltransferase, translating into MSRTIILIPISAGVGLTSVSLGLIRALEQKGTKIGFMKPISQPRSGEDMLDRTTSIVRTSTTIETTEPVMLSEAENLIGQNQTDVLLEKIVAQHQQISKDNDIVIVEGLIPSRKNSYANSVNYDIAQALDAEIILVSAPATETPAQLKERVEAAAASFGGKSNPNLLGVVINKFNAPVDESGRTRPDLTEIFDSFQHSHNNIKEIYKLFENSPIKVLACIPWSADLIATRAIDLVKHLGASILNEGDMNRRIRSITFCARTLPNMIEHFKAGSLLVVSADRPEILTAAALAATTGIELGGILLTGGYKIDCEIKKLCTPTFENTKLPVFRIEGNTWQTALSLQSFNLEVPVDDKERIENIKQYTSGQFDADFIHSLASASVRARRLSPPAFRYQLTELARAAKKRIVLPEGDEPRTIKAAVLCAERGIAECVLLAKPEDVKRVADSQGVKLGNGITVIDPASVRENYVARLVELRKAKGMTEMAAREQLEDTVVLGTMMLEAGEVDGLVSGAVHTTANTIRPPMQIIKTAPGSSIISSIFFMLLPDQVLVYGDCAVNPDPTAEQLAEIAIQSAESAKSFGIDPRVAMISYSTGTSGSGADVEKVKEATRIAQEKRPDLLIDGPLQYDAAVMEDVARSKAPNSKVAGKATVFVFPDLNTGNTTYKAVQRSADLVSIGPMLQGMRKPVNDLSRGALVDDIVYTIALTAIQATQC